The genomic interval GAGCACGAAGGGATCAGAGAACGGCATGTTCGTGATGTCGATGCTGCGGAGATTTGTAAGTTCGCGCGTTAGCGACGCGAGCGCATCGCCCTTTATTAAAGAAATCTTCCCGATTGCGTCCGGAGCGGAGAGACGCGCATGTGCGATTCCCGTATGGCCTAGAAATGCGGCAAATATATATCGTTCTGTCCATTCTATCGCATTGCTGAAAACAGAGTCGTCCAGGGCGTCCGGACTGGATGCATGCGATCCGCTTAACGGGTAATAAAAAAGACTATTGAATCCGTCGTAAGCAGCATAATATTCTATCTGTTCGATGAGAGAATCGTTTTTTCCATAGAGGGTTATTACGCAATAATTTGAAACAGAATCGAAAGACGGAGTACTGCTGGTTTTTTCTTTTACTCTTTTCCTGGTCAAGTCAGAAATGAATCGGGTAATTTTTTCGGCATTTCCGGAGTAGACCAATTCATTGTGAATCGATACGTCCCAAGACGCCTCCTTGACATTTAAACTGTGTGTTGATTTTACGTCAGAGTCAGCGTTCCTCAGCAAGAGCGTTTCGTAATTTGTGCCGGGATACAGCAAACTGATTTTTTCGGTTTGCTGTATCTGTTTTTTCGTAACTATCGGGCCTTGTGTTATAGATTTCTGTCTGGGAAAGCCCCACGATATCCGCAGGGGATTTTTTTTAAGAGCTATAAGGTCCGGCTTTCCAAGCATTGCATCTACGCTGTCCCTGAGAAATTCAAAGTTATTTGAACTTGCGGTATAATCTGTCATTGAGCTGAGAAAAAGTTCATCCGCAATGACTAACAGGCCGTAATCAACAGTGCGCACAGCAAAAGTGAAAGATTCTCCCGAACGAGGCGAGCTTTTATTGTTTCCGTTGAACACTGTTAATGGATCGATTGGAGCAGTCGTCGGTTCGATGTTTGCCCGCCGCGATGAGGCGATGACTTCTAGAAGGTTTGAATGAGATTCCGGGCTGAATGCTAGATGCGAAGGCCAGAAAAATTGAATATTCATTTGCCGGGACGTTTTCGCCGTGAATGAATTATGTATAAGAGGTGCAGTCGGCCAGAATTCATATGAACCTTGAACGACGTTTTTTCCATCGAGTTCAGGAAGGGTCATAAAGAAACAACGTTCATCGCGTACAAGCCCTTTCTCGATGTGAATACCGTATGCATCAAGAAGCAGATCAATCGGTGTTTCTGCATTTTCTTCGACGAACCAACCGTTATCAAACGAGATGTTGTGCGCCGTCGTATTTATGATGGCCTTTCCTCCCCGTTTAACGAATTCATGAAGGTTTAAAACGTCCTGTTCTGTCATCCGTGACGTGCCGATAAGCAGGATTAGCGAGTAATCCCGGGTATCGACGGGCATCTCGTCGGTTTCGACTACATTATATCCACCGGAAGCTATAGCTTGCGCGACATACGGATAATTAAGCGGAGAATGATTGCCGCCGTATACAACACAGACGGCCGGCAAGGCCTTTCTCATATAAATGCTCGATAGATGCTCTATTGCGGCTATAATTTCGTAATAGACGAGTTCCGGATCGGTTACCGGAGAAATAACTCGCGAAACGCCGTTAAGTTCGATCGCTAAGGACGAATACACAGGACGCGGGGAAGGAAAAGACAGAAGCTGCTGTGGCACGGGCAAGATTTCTGGCTCGGCGAGCATGCGTTCGTGAGAATTGATTTCTGCTTGCACAATCGAATAGTCGATTTTATCGCCGCCGGCTTTGTCGATTTCCTGCAGAATTTGTTCGATCTGCACTGCATGAGGATTAAACGCCGCGTATGATGAAGATCTATGCCACTGTATGCGTATCTGTTGATCAATGCCCTTAAGCCGATCGGAAAGAATCGATGTCGACGCATTGTTGATTGGAAACGAAAAGTTGAATGCCAGAAGCGCGAACAAAATGGCTCCGAAAGAGAAAATGGCCTTGCCTCTGTGCTTTTTACCCGATAGGTGGGCTGCGGCTTTAATAGAAATAACCGCGATCAATGCAAACCATGCATCCAGATCGATGATTCCGTTCGATGCACGCAAAATGCGATAGGGAAATGAAAACGAATAACAGATATTCGCCGTGAGGTCAGAAGCGTTAAGCAACGAGGGAAGCCGTTGAATTGTCAGAGCCGCGGTAGTCGCGAACAGGATTGCAATGATTCTTTTACTGACATCTTTTCCGCGGAGGGGCAACGCATGCACTAGAACCGCAAACGCGCTTAATACGGAAAGCAAAACGCTCAGCATGAGCGCTAATCCGTATATTCGATGGGAAACACCATTCTATCGCGGGTTAATACGGTCTCAGGGAAAACTGTTTTCGCTTCATTGAGGAGAGTTTTCAGTTCTGAATCGGTGTACCGCGGACTGTAATGAATCAATCCCATTTTTTTAACGCGTGCGTCTTTTGCGATGGTTGCGGCTTGAATAGAAGTCATGTGTTTTTTTTCGGCGGCCGTTGCTTCAAGCGCTTGTTCGAACATGCCTTCGCAAATGAATAAATCAGAATCTTCCACTTCTTTCGCGATTGAAGGAAGATATTTCGTATCGGTGACGTAGCTGAACTTTCTCCCTTTACGTTGAGGGCCGAGCACTTCTTCCGGGCTCACGGTGTTTCCGTCCGACGACAACACCGTTTCGCCGTCCTGCAGACGCGACCACAAAGGACCGCACGGCACTTTTTTTGCTTTTGCCGCTTCGGGGTTGAATGCGCCCGGGCGGGGATTTTCCTCGAGCGTATAACCGACGCATGTTTTCGTGTGTTGCAGGGGAAACGCGCGGACATGAAAATCCGGGCCTGTGTAGACTATCCCCGGTTCAGTGATTTCCTGCACGATTATTTGATAGTTGATGTACATGTCGAGCACTTTTCGGCTTGTTTCAATATATTCCGCGATTTTCGGAGGGCCGAAGATATACAGAGGATCGTCTCTATCTACCTGAGATGAAAGCATGAGAAGCCCCGGCAAGCCTGTCACATGGTCAGCATGCGTATGGCTGACGAAGATTGCGTTGATTTTTTTCCATCGAAGATTCAATTTGCGCAGAGATACCTGCGTTCCTTCCCCGCCGTCGAATAAAAACAGATCGCCTTCGCGTCTGAGAAGTACGGATGTTAAATGCCTGTACGGAAGCGGCATCATGCCGCCGCATCCGAGGATAAATGCTTCAAGATTCATATTTGATCAAGTATATCGGAAAACTGCGCATCTTGACAATGCGAGCGTTTATGGTAGTATTCCGCTATGGCCAAGTCAATGTTGATCATCGACCCTCAGAATGATTTTTGCGATCCCCGCGGCGCGCTCTACGTTCCAGGCGCGTTCGAGGACTCCAAGCGCTTGTCGTCGGTTCTGGACCGCTACATCGATAGGTTCGACTCGATTCACGTTACCCTGGATACCCATTACTCCTACCACATCGCCCATCCTGTTTTCTGGCTTGATTCCGAAGGAAGGCACCCCGATCCTTTCACGATAATCACCGCGGACGATGTTAGAAATGGAAAATATCGGCCGTCGGTAAGCGATCTGGACGCTTATGCGCTGCGATATGTTGAAAATCTTTCGAGCGGCGGTAAATACGCCTTATGCGTATGGCCTCCTCATTGTCTGATCGGTTCTTGGGGCCATGCGTTAAGCGGCGATCTCCATTCCGCTCTCGTCCGCTGGGAGCACCGAATTCCAGGGAGAGCGGTCCATTTTATTCAGAAAGGAAGCAATTCCCTGACTGAGCATTACAGCGCTATTCGCGCAGAAGTTTCAATTCCCGGCAATAAGGATACCGATGCCAACGAGGGCTTGATTACTGCCCTCAAGGGAATGGATTCAATACTTATAGCCGGTGAAGCTTTATCGCACTGCGTCGCGAATACGGTCAGAGATTTGATTCAGTATATCGATCCATGCAAATTAACCGTATGCATAGATTTGTGTTCGAATGTTAAAGGTTTTGAACATTTAGGAACTGCATTCAGAGATGAAGCGTCGAGACTCGGCGTTTGCTTTCTTACTTCCGACGCGTGTTTTTCCTGAACATTTTTTTCATTTTTTTGAACCAAACCGCGCGGAGTAGTTCGGCTGATCTGCCGGCATAGTAATATAGCGCATTGCAGGGATAGTCGATGCTGCCGCACCGATGAATAATTGTTCCGCCGAATCCAGTCTTGAAACGATATAAGCCGTGCATCGGATGATTTTCGTCGTCTGTCGGAGGTATGCCGTAGAAATCATACCATGCGCATCCGAAGTCGCGCGCATCGCGGATCGCCTGCCATTGGAGAGCGTACGCCGGCATGAGGTTGCGTTTTTCGTTAGACGATGCTCCGTACAGATATACCGCTTCATCTCCGCAAAATAGAGTGACGATAGCTGCGAGCGGCGAACCTTCATGCGATGCGATATATACCCGGACGCTGCGTTTTTTATCGTAGCCGGTGTTCTCGAACGCCGCCGCATGGGTGAATAAATCCTGATAGTATCGTTTATCGTGGAGAGCGATTCCGTCACGTTCGGCGGTTTCCAAATAGAGAGTCCAGAAAATCTGCAATCCTGTCTGTATCGCCGAATCTCCCTCGTAACAATCGACTTTGAGGCCTTTTTTCTGTCCGAGCTTGATGTTGTATCGCCATTTAGGCTTCATGACATCGAGAAGCCTTGCCTCTCCATCAGGGACGCTCAAGGGCGGAAGATTCAGAACGACTGTATCGGGAGGCTGGATATCCACAGGCGCGGCGCAGCCCGAACCATCCGGACGTTGCCGGATGAAAGCGGGTCCGGCCGCGAGCTCCGGTGACTCGCCGTCGGTAGAAAGCTGTTCTTGAACGAACCAGGGAGGGTCGAAGCGGATATATCTGACGCTTTTAGGCAGCAGCCGTTTAAGCTCCGCCGCGAGCGAGTCGAGGATACGGCCTTGTTCTTTGGAATCGATGCAATCTATATCGGGACCGAGAGGCACATAGGCGATATCGCCGTATCGCTTGATACAACGAACCAAGACCGAGAGCAAACGAGGCGGATTATCTTCGATCAGAAAGTAAAACGGCCGCCATCCATGGTCCTTTTTGAATTCGCACCAAAAAGGCGTTTGCAGAAACGACCGAGGCGGCGACGAGACCGACCCGGCGTTCGATGTGAAAGGAAGCGAAAGAGGTGTCAGTTTCATCTGCAGGTTACGAAACCGAGCCTGTTTTAATCAGAGAGGTCTTTACCGTCTTTCCGTCGATTAACAGTTTTTTACCGTTAATGAATACTTCGTGTTCGATGATGTTCATCGGAGCGGCGAAGAAAACGTCTGCGTCGATGACATCGGGTTTTTTGAATGAAGGATCGGCACCTTCCAAAACGACCGGGGTTCCGGGAGCGGCCCATGATGAGTCGAGCAATTCAACGTGTTCTACGCCCTCGGCATCGGTGTAATCGCCGGCGAGAAGCATGCCCCTCGATTCGATTCCGCGCATTTTGCGGGGCTTGAGATTGTCTGCGATGATGATGGAGCGGCCGAGGAGCTCTTCTTCTTTGAAATACGGAACAAGCCCGGACAAAATGATTCTTTCAGCACCGCTTCCGTCGTCGAGAGTTTCAATATAGAGTTTTTCGGCGTCTGGATGGCGTTCAACCTTTACGATTTTCGCGGTCTTTAAAGCGATTTTTTCGTTAAACAGCGCATCGGCTGGAACAGCCGCTTCATTCTTGACCGCTGTGTCCGTTTTTTCTTCTTTTTTCGCAGCAGGTTTTGCCTGCTCCTTTTTATCTTCTTCCACTTTCTTGTCCTTTCTTTCCTGCTGAGAACCGGCATACCGGTCCCGGAATTCATTCGTAGTTTTATCGTCCATAGGTTTGAAAATGATTTCAGGAGATGAGACAGACGCAAGTCCGTCCCTGGATCCCAAATCTTTCCATGACAAGGTTCCCTCAGGAGGAACAAAGGAGAGCGGATTCGGCGCCGAACCGTAGTCGACGGCCTTTTCGTCGAATACCTGCCCCGACCATATCTCTTTACCGAAGAACGATAATACCTTCGAGGCGAATTGGGGGAGATAGGGATGTGCCATAATCATGATGTCTTTGATGAGGTAGCATAATTCGGTGACGAGCACTTCCGCTTTTTCAGGATCTTCGGTTCTCGCCTTCCAGGGTTCGCCATCCTGAAAAGCCTTATTTGCGACGGACGAAAGCAGAAAGAGCTCCCTGAATGCTTCTCTGAGTTCGGCCCACTCAAGCAGTTCTGTCGCCCGTTTCACTGTTTTTGCCGTTGAATCTCTCAAATGCGCCGTCATTTCGCGAATGTCCTTGCGCTCGGATGTAAGTCCGTCCCGGGCCGGGATGCGTCCTTCGTAATAGCGGGCTACAAAGGTGAGCGTACGGTTGACGAGGTTTCCAAGATTTCCTATCAACTCGCTGTTCATTTTTTCCTGAAAGTCCTTCCAGGTGAACTGTGCGTCGGCTTTTTCAGGACGATTATAGAAAATATAGAATCGCCAAATATCCGCGTGTATGCCCGACTCTCGAGCGTCTGAACCGAACACCCCAATACCCTTAGACTTGGAAAATTTTCCTGATTCGTAATTGAGGTATTCCGTGCTCGACATGTGATGGAGTTTTGTCCAGTTTTTTCCCGAACCCAACAAGCTCGACGGGAATATCACTGTATGGAAGGGAATGTTATCCTTGCCGATGAATTGGAAGAGTTCGACATTATCAGGATCGAGCCACCAGGATGCCCATTCCTTCTCGCTATTTTCTGGAGAGCCGGAAATTCGGTCGAACAGGCACCGGGCAATAGAAATATATCCAATGGGAGCGTCGAACCAGACATAAAAAACCTTGCTCTCGAAGCCTTCTCTTGGCACGGGGATACCCCACTTCAAGTCGCGCGTTATCGCCCGTTCCTGCAATCCGTCGCGGATCCATGCCTGGGTCATTTGCAGCGCGTTCTTTGCCCACTGGCCGGAGACGCTCGTTTCCTTCATCCATTTTTCGTATTTGGGAAGAATACCGGGAAGATCGATGTACAGGTGGCTGGTGGTCCGTACTTCAGGAGTCGTGCTGCAGCTTGAACAACGGGGAGATTTCAACTCCGTGGGGTCAAGCAGTTTTCCGCAGTGTTCGCACTGATCTCCGCGGGCGTCTTCATAGCCGCAGGAGGGGCACACGCCGCGGACGTATCTGTCCGCGAGGAAGCGGTTGCATGATGAACAGAAAAGCTGATCGATCGCATGCTCTTTGATGTAGCCGTTATGTTCCAGATCTTCAAATATGCCCTGGGTTACGACTGTTTGCTGAGGCGTCGATGTCCGGCCGAAATGGTCGAACGCGATATGAAACCATTGATAGATGTCGCTATGAATTGCATGATAATAATCGCATAATTCGCGGGGAGTCTTGCCTTCTTCCTGGGCGCGGGTCTCTGTCGCCGTTCCGTATTCATCGGTTCCGCAGACATACAGGGTTTCATAGCCTTTCAGGCGGCAAAAACGCGAATACACGTCGGCTGAAAGAACCTGTATAAGGTTGCCGAGATGGGGAATATTATTGACATATGGGAGAGCAGAGGTAATCAGTTTTCTCTTCATGAAGGCATGATAAATTGTAGAGGAAAAACAGTCAACGGGGATTGAAGTTTCGAAGATCAGGCGTCGATTTTAAGAAACAGCATTTTCTCGGTTTCGAAATTAGGCCCTAGTTCAACCTTCCAATACAGATAAAGCCGTACGCCGCCTTTGTCCAGTATCGGAACAAGAGTCGCTTGCGGATTCTCATTCGCCTCGAAGGTGAAATGGCTGCCGGATTCCGGATCGTCGAGACGAATCCAGGACAAATCCGAAAAACTGCTTTGTTCCGCAATGCCTTCTATCCGATTATCCTGTGCATACGCCGCCATGGTTGGAATCATGTTTTTGAAACCCTGCAGGGCTAAATCGATTTCGATGAGAAATATGCCTGAAATATTGAACGGACTGTCATTTTTGAGAATGTATTGAACTTGTATGCCTTCATTCCGAAAGGAAAAAGTTTTCTTCAACGAAACGGGCTGTTGAAAAATTCCGAATAAGCCTGAAGCGCGCAGAGAAACTTCATGGCGCGCCGCGTCGACCGATAATTCCTGATACAGGCTTTTAGCGAATACCGGAGGCGAATCGGGCAAGGTTCCGTTTTCGATGTTTTCAGATTCTTCCGAAGGATACAGATGATCGATGAAAAGTCCAGAACGAGATATATCTACATCGCTATAGTTTTTATGCAATGAAAGTATATCCAACTCGAAAATTCTTCCTCCGAGGGGATGAATATAAAAATTCAGGTTTTCGAGCTGGCAAAGGTATTCTTTCAAACCGTCAAGATCGAAATCGAAACTGTGAATCGAGGGAGCAAAAACGCCCCTGAGGCGCGACATTCTTTCCGCAGCCAGTAAATTCTTGTAGGCTGCCAACCGTAGCTGGCGAGGCGAAACAGCTTTTTCATGAGGAGGTATCTTAGTTCGATAAATGAACTCGTTTTGCGCTTTCCATAGTTCTTCTTTTCCCGTTTTTCTCCGCGCCTTATCGCCTCTCAAAAGGGTTACCAGTGAATGAACATACATCATTTTCGCGTAAATATTCAT from Teretinema zuelzerae carries:
- a CDS encoding cysteine hydrolase family protein, with the protein product MAKSMLIIDPQNDFCDPRGALYVPGAFEDSKRLSSVLDRYIDRFDSIHVTLDTHYSYHIAHPVFWLDSEGRHPDPFTIITADDVRNGKYRPSVSDLDAYALRYVENLSSGGKYALCVWPPHCLIGSWGHALSGDLHSALVRWEHRIPGRAVHFIQKGSNSLTEHYSAIRAEVSIPGNKDTDANEGLITALKGMDSILIAGEALSHCVANTVRDLIQYIDPCKLTVCIDLCSNVKGFEHLGTAFRDEASRLGVCFLTSDACFS
- a CDS encoding lipid II:glycine glycyltransferase FemX: MKLTPLSLPFTSNAGSVSSPPRSFLQTPFWCEFKKDHGWRPFYFLIEDNPPRLLSVLVRCIKRYGDIAYVPLGPDIDCIDSKEQGRILDSLAAELKRLLPKSVRYIRFDPPWFVQEQLSTDGESPELAAGPAFIRQRPDGSGCAAPVDIQPPDTVVLNLPPLSVPDGEARLLDVMKPKWRYNIKLGQKKGLKVDCYEGDSAIQTGLQIFWTLYLETAERDGIALHDKRYYQDLFTHAAAFENTGYDKKRSVRVYIASHEGSPLAAIVTLFCGDEAVYLYGASSNEKRNLMPAYALQWQAIRDARDFGCAWYDFYGIPPTDDENHPMHGLYRFKTGFGGTIIHRCGSIDYPCNALYYYAGRSAELLRAVWFKKMKKMFRKNTRRK
- the metG gene encoding methionine--tRNA ligase; this encodes MKRKLITSALPYVNNIPHLGNLIQVLSADVYSRFCRLKGYETLYVCGTDEYGTATETRAQEEGKTPRELCDYYHAIHSDIYQWFHIAFDHFGRTSTPQQTVVTQGIFEDLEHNGYIKEHAIDQLFCSSCNRFLADRYVRGVCPSCGYEDARGDQCEHCGKLLDPTELKSPRCSSCSTTPEVRTTSHLYIDLPGILPKYEKWMKETSVSGQWAKNALQMTQAWIRDGLQERAITRDLKWGIPVPREGFESKVFYVWFDAPIGYISIARCLFDRISGSPENSEKEWASWWLDPDNVELFQFIGKDNIPFHTVIFPSSLLGSGKNWTKLHHMSSTEYLNYESGKFSKSKGIGVFGSDARESGIHADIWRFYIFYNRPEKADAQFTWKDFQEKMNSELIGNLGNLVNRTLTFVARYYEGRIPARDGLTSERKDIREMTAHLRDSTAKTVKRATELLEWAELREAFRELFLLSSVANKAFQDGEPWKARTEDPEKAEVLVTELCYLIKDIMIMAHPYLPQFASKVLSFFGKEIWSGQVFDEKAVDYGSAPNPLSFVPPEGTLSWKDLGSRDGLASVSSPEIIFKPMDDKTTNEFRDRYAGSQQERKDKKVEEDKKEQAKPAAKKEEKTDTAVKNEAAVPADALFNEKIALKTAKIVKVERHPDAEKLYIETLDDGSGAERIILSGLVPYFKEEELLGRSIIIADNLKPRKMRGIESRGMLLAGDYTDAEGVEHVELLDSSWAAPGTPVVLEGADPSFKKPDVIDADVFFAAPMNIIEHEVFINGKKLLIDGKTVKTSLIKTGSVS
- a CDS encoding ribonuclease Z, producing MNLEAFILGCGGMMPLPYRHLTSVLLRREGDLFLFDGGEGTQVSLRKLNLRWKKINAIFVSHTHADHVTGLPGLLMLSSQVDRDDPLYIFGPPKIAEYIETSRKVLDMYINYQIIVQEITEPGIVYTGPDFHVRAFPLQHTKTCVGYTLEENPRPGAFNPEAAKAKKVPCGPLWSRLQDGETVLSSDGNTVSPEEVLGPQRKGRKFSYVTDTKYLPSIAKEVEDSDLFICEGMFEQALEATAAEKKHMTSIQAATIAKDARVKKMGLIHYSPRYTDSELKTLLNEAKTVFPETVLTRDRMVFPIEYTD
- a CDS encoding alpha-amylase/4-alpha-glucanotransferase domain-containing protein, translated to MGYNQRKVEVMVKNEAKHIQLCFGTCCAFPAGLDSKDCEEIYQNSYKPLVSALYNLPEFPFSIALTGIFCEWVERHHPEFFMILEEMTSRKQIEILGGGYYSPLFPFLPPIDRVGQIEMLTTAIRKNFGKRPRGAWLPASAWEPSMIASLTSCCMEYVLIDRLMIETSDFPGVTGLNPVILEDSGKTIIAVPMDNTYRNLERFSVRSFIESITGNPDDQIKKNITVFIERESIDAIFTPVFGEQEPWITQFYSAVQESESKIMLSTPGQILKSQTMLHRAFLPSGMSPYDYDKVEAPDDVRFLARTSVKYLLLESDNVMNIYAKMMYVHSLVTLLRGDKARRKTGKEELWKAQNEFIYRTKIPPHEKAVSPRQLRLAAYKNLLAAERMSRLRGVFAPSIHSFDFDLDGLKEYLCQLENLNFYIHPLGGRIFELDILSLHKNYSDVDISRSGLFIDHLYPSEESENIENGTLPDSPPVFAKSLYQELSVDAARHEVSLRASGLFGIFQQPVSLKKTFSFRNEGIQVQYILKNDSPFNISGIFLIEIDLALQGFKNMIPTMAAYAQDNRIEGIAEQSSFSDLSWIRLDDPESGSHFTFEANENPQATLVPILDKGGVRLYLYWKVELGPNFETEKMLFLKIDA
- a CDS encoding Gldg family protein gives rise to the protein MLSVLLSVLSAFAVLVHALPLRGKDVSKRIIAILFATTAALTIQRLPSLLNASDLTANICYSFSFPYRILRASNGIIDLDAWFALIAVISIKAAAHLSGKKHRGKAIFSFGAILFALLAFNFSFPINNASTSILSDRLKGIDQQIRIQWHRSSSYAAFNPHAVQIEQILQEIDKAGGDKIDYSIVQAEINSHERMLAEPEILPVPQQLLSFPSPRPVYSSLAIELNGVSRVISPVTDPELVYYEIIAAIEHLSSIYMRKALPAVCVVYGGNHSPLNYPYVAQAIASGGYNVVETDEMPVDTRDYSLILLIGTSRMTEQDVLNLHEFVKRGGKAIINTTAHNISFDNGWFVEENAETPIDLLLDAYGIHIEKGLVRDERCFFMTLPELDGKNVVQGSYEFWPTAPLIHNSFTAKTSRQMNIQFFWPSHLAFSPESHSNLLEVIASSRRANIEPTTAPIDPLTVFNGNNKSSPRSGESFTFAVRTVDYGLLVIADELFLSSMTDYTASSNNFEFLRDSVDAMLGKPDLIALKKNPLRISWGFPRQKSITQGPIVTKKQIQQTEKISLLYPGTNYETLLLRNADSDVKSTHSLNVKEASWDVSIHNELVYSGNAEKITRFISDLTRKRVKEKTSSTPSFDSVSNYCVITLYGKNDSLIEQIEYYAAYDGFNSLFYYPLSGSHASSPDALDDSVFSNAIEWTERYIFAAFLGHTGIAHARLSAPDAIGKISLIKGDALASLTRELTNLRSIDITNMPFSDPFVLNLETDALATIEVRFEQISGEYWHIQIGNNAAGWIVSSTEIDRILSIFKQNER